From a single Maylandia zebra isolate NMK-2024a linkage group LG3, Mzebra_GT3a, whole genome shotgun sequence genomic region:
- the myoz2a gene encoding myozenin-2a, which produces MSQFSTMTTRERKMQAAAICREVQAQEDIEMDLGKKMSVPKDIMLEELSFASNRGSRLFKMRQRRSEKYTFESIQNQNNTQLNSIAIFQTETGNTTDSHSGQNNVGVDQPPKVTCDTTTMEMVPDPTRIAPGYGGPLKDIPPEKFNSTAVPKSYHSPWEQAIINDPALADTLITRMPELAPQQDLPGYKSFNRVATPFGGFSKAPRPAPVKTLQVEILPELPELQGDTPVIRPSFNRAALGWVSTGGPVPLPNVSVENALIPESEDL; this is translated from the exons ATGTCACAGTTCTCCACCATGACAACCAGAGAGAGGAAAATGCAGGCAGCAGCAATCTGCAGGGAGGTTCAAGCCCAAGAAG ATATAGAAATGGATCTGGGAAAGAAGATGAGTGTGCCTAAGGACATAATGCTGGAGGAGCTGTCTTTCGCCTCCAACCGGGGCTCCCGTCTCTTCAAAATGCGTCAGAGACGATCAGAAAAATACACTTTTGAGAGCATCCAGAACCAAAACAACACACAGCTGAAT AGCATTGCCATCTTCCAAACTGAGACTGGGAATACCACTGACAGCCACAGCGGCCAGAACAACGTAGGTGTTGACCAGCCACCGAAAGTGACATGTGACACAACAACTATGGAAATGGTGCCAGATCCCACCCGCATTGCTCCGG GGTATGGAGGTCCTTTGAAAGACATCCCTCCGGAGAAGTTCAACAGTACAGCTGTGCCAAAGTCCTACCACTCACCCTGGGAGCAGGCCATCATCAATGACCCTGCCTTGGCTGACACTCTCATCACCCGCATGCCAGAGCTGGCACCTCAACAAGACCTGCCAGGGTACAAAAGCTTCAACAG GGTGGCAACCCCTTTCGGTGGTTTCAGCAAAGCACCCAGGCCTGCTCCTGTCAAGACCCTTCAGGTAGAAATCCTCCCAGAGCTCCCGGAGCTCCAAGGGGACACCCCGGTAATTCGACCCTCCTTCAACAGAGCTGCTCTGGGGTGGGTGTCTACGGGTGGTCCAGTCCCCCTCCCTAATGTTTCTGTCGAGAATGCGCTCATCCCTGAGTCAGAAGACCTTTGA